One part of the Pseudemcibacter aquimaris genome encodes these proteins:
- a CDS encoding head decoration protein: MTAQGFTDQGAYTPDNLHSGEFPSIQRTETITGAITLHRGAVLGRITANGFYTLSDAAAVDGSEKPVAILAEDIDVTAGDADAVVYHAGEFNITALLFGSGHSAATFEESLKTLGPDSIFLRKNQEA; this comes from the coding sequence ATGACCGCACAAGGGTTTACAGATCAGGGTGCTTATACGCCCGATAATCTTCATTCAGGGGAATTCCCCTCCATTCAGCGCACGGAAACCATCACAGGAGCGATTACCCTTCATCGCGGCGCTGTCCTTGGCCGGATTACAGCAAATGGCTTTTACACGCTTAGTGATGCAGCTGCTGTGGACGGTTCAGAAAAGCCTGTCGCCATTCTCGCCGAAGACATCGATGTGACGGCGGGTGATGCAGACGCTGTCGTCTATCACGCGGGTGAATTTAACATCACTGCCTTGCTCTTTGGCTCTGGCCATAGCGCGGCAACCTTTGAAGAGTCCCTCAAAACATTGGGACCTGACAGCATCTTCTTGCGCAAAAATCAGGAGGCTTAA